The genomic window GGAAGTCCGGTACGTGGGAAGCTCATTTTTTCCTGTTGTATGTTCTTTCTGCATCGCCTGGGTAAGAAAAATACTGAAATCATCTCCCACTCCGAAAACGAGTGTGCAGACAACGGTGCTGAAAATATTAAGTTCCAGTCCCAGGAAATAGAGGATGCCGGCAGTAACCACTCCCGTTAAAACAATCGGGAACATGGTAAGAACAGTCAGCTCAAAATTCCTGAAGAACACGATGATGGTTAAAATAATCGCTAAAAGGGAATAGTTGATTAATGTATTGAAGTCTCTTTTCAGCAGGCCCAGGAAATTTTCATTCATCTGCTGCCGGTCGATGGCCAGCGCATCATGATTTTTTTCAACATCTTTAATAAAAGCATCTCTTTTTTTTTCGTCCACTTTTACCACATTTGAAACCGTATAAAAGCCGTTTTCCTGGCTGAGGAATTCTGAAATCTGTAAGGCCTTTATCTTTTCGTAATCTTTTAAAGTGAGGGTGGAATAATCCTTATTTAAATTTTCGGTAAACTGATCAAAGGCTGAGCTGTTGAAACCGAACTGGTTTCCGTTCTTAACCAATTCGGAAACCGTCTGGCTTTTCTTATCCGGAGTCCAGAACTTTTTCCAGGCTTCGATTTTCTTCTGCTGGTCTTTTTCAGACAGGACTACGTTTCCGATGGAGTTGTAGCTTAAAATTTTTCTTTCCTTTTTCTCTTTTTCCAAAAAACGGCTTAGCTCGGAGTTCCTGGTCAGGGCTTCGTTTTCAGAATCTCCGTAGGAAATCGTGTAGATGGATTTTGAAGTGATGTCCGACAGCTTCTGAAGTTTGGCTTCGGTGATCTTTAAGTCTTTCGGAATATAATTTAAGTCGCCGATGTCTTCATTAAAGCCCACTTTCCTGAAACCGAAAAGGCAGGCAATAATAATTACGGAACAGATGATGATTAAAGGTTTGTTTTTCTCATACGGATAAGAACCTATTTTGTCGATAAAATTGGTGTTGAGATGCTCTCCCTTTTCTTTGGGCTTATAAAGCTGGGGAACAATAATCAAAGCCGTAACCGAGGATAAAATTACGGTAATCGCTGCAAAAAGGCCGAGGTCCTTCAGGGCTTCGGAACGTACAAAAACAAGGCAGAGGAATGAAACGGCTGTGGTGGCGCTGCTCAAAATAATAGGCTGTGTGATTTCCTTGTAAAGCTCCTCGATATTGTTGTTGTGTTTGTAATGCGTGAGAATGTGCAGTGCGTAATCAATAGTGATCCCAATCAGTATGGCGCCGACACTTAACGAAATCGCGGAAATTTTATCTTTGATGAAATATAAGATCAATAATGCCAGTAACACCGAAAAAACCGTGGGAAGAAATACGATAATCGGCGTAAAGAAATTCCTGAAATAATAAATGAGAAGGATCAGAAGCACTGTCATGGAAATCATCACCGTGTTCTGGATATCTTTTTTGATCTGCTGTGCGTTGGCCACTGCAATGACGGGCGAGCCGAAATAGCTGATCTCCGTTTTTCCTTTAAACTCCTTATTCAGTCCGTCTTTTATTTCATTAAGCTGGTTGATAAAGGTTTCGTTGTTTTTGGTGTCGTTGCTTTTGTTTCTGGGATCGATAAACAGCAGCAGATTCTTTCCGTCTTTGGTAACGATATAGCTGTCTTCCAGTTTGAAGTCTTTACTAATGTTCAGCGCGTTCAGCTTTTTAATGCCTAAAAAAGTAATCCCGAGCGGATCTTTTTTAATGAATTCCTTCGTTACAAGGCTGGTAGGTGAGACTAAAGAAACGTAATTGCTTTCCACCTGTTTCGCAATGCTGTCTTTCTGGAGCTTCCTTTCAATTTCACGATAATCGTTTTCATTTAAAAACAAAGGTAAATTCCGGTTAACAAAATCAAAGGTTTCCGAAATTTCACTTTCATTGACCTTCCCCTGGACGGAACCGATGTATTTCTGAAGAGGGCCGATCTTTTTCAGAAAAGAATCCGCCGTTTCGGAAAGCTGGAAATTTTCTTCTTTCGATTTGTTTTCGATGATGACGATGATCTTGTCTGAAAAATTAAGTTGTTTAAGCACTTTGGCGGTAAGATCCGACTTTTCACTTTTTGGAATAATCTGGTTGATGTCTTCTTCAAAATTAATTTTTGAAGCGAAAAATCCGCATACAGCGGCAAGTCCTACAGCAAAAAGTATGGACAAAAGCCTGTTTTTGGAGATCAGATGATATAAAAAGATAAAAAACCGGTGCATGGGAGTGTAAAATCAAGTTTGCAAATTTAAATTTTTCGTGATTAGATCAAAGTGTTTTAGCAATAAGTTTTATTTGAAAATCAATAAAATATTTAGGCGAAATGAAAAAAAAATCTACTTTTGCAAAAGTTCCCGACTGATAAATACATTTTAAGACAAAATAGCTAAGTCATAAAACTTAGATTTGATATGTTTAAAATATTTGATGAAAAAATAAACGGGTTTTTATTTACCATCGTTTTTCCTTTCCTGTTGTTCTTCATATCCTACTACGGATTTGAGACTTCTTATGTGGTGGGCATCAAATCATGGGAAAAAGTACCGGCTTTTATGTTTTCGTCAGTTTATGCTTACCGTGTTATCCCGAATTACCTGAGTGTACATGTGACGGATGCCGTAACGTATATCGTCAATCATCATCTTTATTTTGCGAAAAATTTTATTCTTAAACAGGGATCGTTTTTCTATCATAGCACTTTTCTGATCAATGTTTTCTTTTTTCTGCTGACGTCTATTGTAATGTACAAAATTTTACAGCTAAAACCTGTAGAACTTCTTGTGAATGAAAAGATCAGGAGGATGATGCATCTTATCGCGGTATTTTTTATTGTGATCATGCAGTATGTACCGACCAACTGCGACTGTATAGCACTGTTTTTTTATATCTTGGGAATTTTTTTTACGCTGAAGTATCTGGAAAACAGGAAATATAAAGACCTTGTGGCTTTAGGGGCCTTTATTTTTATTTCTACGTTTATCAGAGAAACCGCCTGTCTTAATATTGCATTTTTTGCAGCTGTCTTTATCAATCCGGAAAATTTGAAGAATGGGAATTTTGCTTTTGTTAAAGAATGCCTGTTTCTGGCAGCGGCCTTTGTCCTGCCTTACATCGGGTTGAGGCTGCTTGTCCCGCAGCAGGCTTCATTCGTGGAAGGGGTGTACCTAGCCAAAAATTTTACAAGCCCTTACAATATGATGGGTCTTCTGTTCGGAATTTTAAGCATCTTTTTCGCTTACGGGTTCGCTGAAGATTCGGGAAAGAAAATGATCAGGAAGTATCTTTTCTTTTCTTCGCCTTATCTTATTATGATTACTTTAGTAGGGCTGTTCTGGGAAACCAGGTTATTCATGCCGCTGATTCTTACGGGATTTGTATTGGCATCTTACCAGTTTTAAAAAACTTTATATCTAAGGAATGCATTTACTACATCCATATTACATTATTGCCCTTATCATTATGCTGATCTTCAGTTATCAGGAAGTTTTCCATGGTAAGGTCGATAAAAAAATGCTTTGGTTTCTGGGGGTATATCTGATTATCATTGCCGGGCTGCGTGATAGTGTAGGACCGGATTACGGAAGTTACCGCGGGATATACATTTACTCAGATACAAAAGAATATATCACTTTTATTTTTACGGCACTTCATCTGGAACCCCCGCAGCCCATGGAGGTCGAATGGCTGTTTGTCCTCATCAATAAGATTCTGCTTAACGTATTCGATGCGCCATTTTATATGCTCACGCTCGTGGTGGCGGCCATTGCCATTTTCTTCAAAATAAGATACATAGAGGATAATTCGTTTTATCCTTTTACCGTAATGGCAATGCTTTTCATTCCGGGGTTCTTTATCGGGGAAAGCGGGCAGATCAGGCAGAATTTAGGCTCTTTTATTGTCTATTTTGCGATACGGTATATTAAAGAAAGGAAATTATGGGCTTATCTGCTGTGCATCTATCTGGCCGGAGGTATCCATACGGTATGCTATCTTTTTTTACCCATGTACTGGCTGGTGCGTTTCCCGATGAATAAAACACTTATGCTAATTCTGATTATCACCTCAATATTTTTATCACCTTTTGAAGTCTACCGTGCATTCGGAGGTTTCCTAAATAATATATCGGCTGATAATGCGATATCCATAGGCTTTAACGGATATGTGGATGAAAGTGCAGAAAGACTTAACGGAGGGTTTGGGATCCCGGAAGCGCTAATGGCGATTCTTACCTTCTTCCTGTTTGCCTTTGATACGAAAATGGTTGAAAAATATCCCTACTACGAATATCACAGGATGTATGCTGTTATCGGAATATGCTTTTTCTTTATTTTCAGGAATAACCCTATTTTCGCTTCCAGGCTTGCCGGAACTTTTGTAGGGTTTGGTTATATCATTATACCGAATACCATGTATGTGGTCTCCAGTAATACAAGGAAGATGATCTATCTTTTCATCTTTTCTTTTGTAATATTCAATTTTGTTGTCTTTTCGAGCTTTAAGAATATTACGTCCGGAAGATTTACGGCTGAACAATATAAAAATCACCTTCTGCCATAACGCTTGAGAATATGAGTGTACCTAAGAAAGAAAGAATTTTAGTACTTGACGGTTTAAGAGGGCTGGCAATTCTACTGGTGCTTCTTTTTCATGGGTATTATATCTGGTTCGATTATTATCCTTATAAAAAGCTTTATGGTGAAAATATCCTGTTTAAATATGGCAGTCTTGGTGTCCAGCTGTTTTTTCTGATTTCGGGTTTTGTCATCCTGATGTCGGTGGAACGAACAGACCGGTTCTGGAAATTTCTTAAAAACAGATGGATCAGGCTTTTTCCAAGTATGTTGATCTGTAGCCTGATTATCTATGCTACCGCTCATTTCTTTCATGAAAGGCCATTTGGAATTCCTCCGCTGAAATCTATTCTGCCGGGCATTACCTTTATCAACAACAGCATCCTGGAAAAGGTTTTCCAAACTGATTTTCCGGTGCTGGAACTGTCTTTCTGGTCCCTGTTTGTGGAGGTGAAATTTTATATTATTTTCGGTGCACTTTACTTTTCATTCAATAGAAATGTGGCTTTGGGAGGGATTTTTTTAATCTATCTTTCGGCGCTTGGCTTACAGCTTTTGTGTTTAGGGAATGTTTTGCATGAAACATCCTGGATGAAAATCTACATCGGCTCCTTTATTCATTTCGGGTGGTTTGCTGCCGGTGCGCTTGCTTATATCTATTTTTACAACAGGGAAAAGAAATACCTATGGATGATTGTAGTTACAATGGCCTGTTCGCTTCTTTATGTTATTAAGTTCCAGGATCCGATCATGCTGGTGTATCTGGTCGTGCTTTCCCTTATCTTTTACTTTGCACTTTTCCATAAAAGCTTTGGGGCTATTTTCTCAACCCGGTTTTTTAAATTTGTCGGTTTTATAAGTTATCCATTGTATTTGCTTCATGAGAATATGCTGGTCGCACTGATTATCAAGTTGAACCATCACTTTTCCCAGATTCCTTATTTTTTGCTTCCTGTTATTTCGTGCATCTTCATTGGAGGTCTGGCCAGCATTGTGGCTTATATCCTGGAGCCGGCTTTTCAAAAAGGGTTAAAAAAAATCATATAACATCT from Chryseobacterium sp. SORGH_AS_0447 includes these protein-coding regions:
- a CDS encoding acyltransferase translates to MSVPKKERILVLDGLRGLAILLVLLFHGYYIWFDYYPYKKLYGENILFKYGSLGVQLFFLISGFVILMSVERTDRFWKFLKNRWIRLFPSMLICSLIIYATAHFFHERPFGIPPLKSILPGITFINNSILEKVFQTDFPVLELSFWSLFVEVKFYIIFGALYFSFNRNVALGGIFLIYLSALGLQLLCLGNVLHETSWMKIYIGSFIHFGWFAAGALAYIYFYNREKKYLWMIVVTMACSLLYVIKFQDPIMLVYLVVLSLIFYFALFHKSFGAIFSTRFFKFVGFISYPLYLLHENMLVALIIKLNHHFSQIPYFLLPVISCIFIGGLASIVAYILEPAFQKGLKKII
- a CDS encoding EpsG family protein — translated: MHLLHPYYIIALIIMLIFSYQEVFHGKVDKKMLWFLGVYLIIIAGLRDSVGPDYGSYRGIYIYSDTKEYITFIFTALHLEPPQPMEVEWLFVLINKILLNVFDAPFYMLTLVVAAIAIFFKIRYIEDNSFYPFTVMAMLFIPGFFIGESGQIRQNLGSFIVYFAIRYIKERKLWAYLLCIYLAGGIHTVCYLFLPMYWLVRFPMNKTLMLILIITSIFLSPFEVYRAFGGFLNNISADNAISIGFNGYVDESAERLNGGFGIPEALMAILTFFLFAFDTKMVEKYPYYEYHRMYAVIGICFFFIFRNNPIFASRLAGTFVGFGYIIIPNTMYVVSSNTRKMIYLFIFSFVIFNFVVFSSFKNITSGRFTAEQYKNHLLP
- a CDS encoding MMPL family transporter, producing the protein MSILFAVGLAAVCGFFASKINFEEDINQIIPKSEKSDLTAKVLKQLNFSDKIIVIIENKSKEENFQLSETADSFLKKIGPLQKYIGSVQGKVNESEISETFDFVNRNLPLFLNENDYREIERKLQKDSIAKQVESNYVSLVSPTSLVTKEFIKKDPLGITFLGIKKLNALNISKDFKLEDSYIVTKDGKNLLLFIDPRNKSNDTKNNETFINQLNEIKDGLNKEFKGKTEISYFGSPVIAVANAQQIKKDIQNTVMISMTVLLILLIYYFRNFFTPIIVFLPTVFSVLLALLILYFIKDKISAISLSVGAILIGITIDYALHILTHYKHNNNIEELYKEITQPIILSSATTAVSFLCLVFVRSEALKDLGLFAAITVILSSVTALIIVPQLYKPKEKGEHLNTNFIDKIGSYPYEKNKPLIIICSVIIIACLFGFRKVGFNEDIGDLNYIPKDLKITEAKLQKLSDITSKSIYTISYGDSENEALTRNSELSRFLEKEKKERKILSYNSIGNVVLSEKDQQKKIEAWKKFWTPDKKSQTVSELVKNGNQFGFNSSAFDQFTENLNKDYSTLTLKDYEKIKALQISEFLSQENGFYTVSNVVKVDEKKRDAFIKDVEKNHDALAIDRQQMNENFLGLLKRDFNTLINYSLLAIILTIIVFFRNFELTVLTMFPIVLTGVVTAGILYFLGLELNIFSTVVCTLVFGVGDDFSIFLTQAMQKEHTTGKNELPTYRTSIILAVFTTILSIGSLIFAKHPALHSLALVALIGMFSVIIITSTLYPFWFRLLITNRAKKGLSPITFRLFLNSVLSFIYYGLGGLFFSVIGSIFVRRSKGRTLNFIKLIIARFLTSVLYTNPFVKKKFIKNPNEDFSRPAVIIANHTSFLDTLTMAMTTHKIIFLVNDWVYNSPVFGKIVRALGFYPVSQGIENGMKQLKEKVDQGYSLIVFPEAERSYTNDIKRFHKGAFYIAEEFGLDIVPVYIHGNSEVQPKGDFIIYDGAITVKVGDRIHKEDESFGKNYSERTKKINAFFREQFAAFRNELEDEDYFKKKLFLSYLYKDNEVTQSVKEDFNRNKSVYFELNKHIPKDANVLHVADDFGQKDILLTLQQAGRRIFSLIKDEEKRRVAEQTYLVKRRKISYIKDLEEINKKIDVLLISDESFDIHRLPELPEKIIFLNVQNNDFSNSDYTVKFGSETLKVFSHK